In Oligoflexia bacterium, the following are encoded in one genomic region:
- a CDS encoding ABC transporter ATP-binding protein: protein MEKNHILEVKNLSVGFNVNRVFHLACENIDFQLQPNKTLCLVGESGSGKSVTAQGIFAQQKLAQFKYGSGEVFFKNKDILTLSDQQKSKIRGKHVGFIPQDPFEALNPVVKVGKQVEEAYLLHFPQNKTQAKERVINFFKKVGLSAPERRYDAYPHELSGGMLQRVLIAHALICEPDVLIADEPTTALDVTIQAQILDLLKAMQKQHGMAILFITHDFGVVCEMADDVAVMYAGQMVEYADIQTLMKNPKHPYTKALIASVLNLENEHKGKKLPFISGTVPSLKDYPEHCRFYERCRQSEASCLSYDMKKVVLNENHWARCIKAQ from the coding sequence ATGGAAAAGAATCACATTCTGGAGGTTAAAAATTTAAGCGTAGGCTTTAATGTCAACCGAGTATTTCATCTGGCGTGTGAAAATATTGATTTTCAGCTTCAACCCAATAAAACTTTATGTTTGGTTGGAGAGTCAGGCTCGGGTAAATCAGTGACAGCGCAAGGTATTTTTGCCCAACAAAAATTGGCACAATTTAAGTATGGTTCAGGGGAAGTTTTTTTTAAAAATAAAGATATATTAACCTTAAGTGATCAGCAAAAATCAAAAATTAGAGGAAAGCATGTTGGCTTTATTCCGCAAGATCCTTTTGAGGCGCTCAATCCAGTGGTGAAAGTAGGTAAACAAGTTGAAGAAGCTTACCTTTTACACTTTCCACAAAACAAAACCCAAGCTAAAGAACGGGTTATAAACTTTTTTAAAAAGGTAGGCTTATCTGCTCCTGAACGCCGTTATGATGCCTACCCACATGAGTTAAGTGGTGGGATGTTGCAAAGGGTGTTGATTGCGCATGCCTTGATATGTGAGCCAGATGTATTGATTGCTGATGAACCCACAACGGCATTGGATGTAACCATTCAAGCACAAATTTTAGATTTATTAAAAGCCATGCAAAAACAGCATGGCATGGCCATATTATTTATTACGCACGATTTTGGTGTTGTTTGTGAAATGGCAGATGACGTTGCAGTTATGTATGCCGGACAAATGGTTGAGTATGCGGATATACAAACTCTAATGAAAAACCCTAAACATCCCTATACTAAGGCACTGATCGCATCAGTTTTAAACTTAGAAAATGAACACAAAGGAAAAAAACTGCCTTTTATTTCAGGAACTGTGCCGTCATTAAAAGATTATCCAGAGCATTGTCGTTTTTATGAGCGTTGTCGTCAAAGTGAAGCAAGTTGTTTAAGTTATGATATGAAAAAAGTTGTACTGAATGAAAATCATTGGGCAAGATGTATCAAGGCCCAATGA